A stretch of DNA from Nymphalis io chromosome 22, ilAglIoxx1.1, whole genome shotgun sequence:
CCCTTAGcgagtgttatatttttattcaaccaCAGGTTAGGACCCCACTACACATAATTTGCAATTATTCGCGCAAATGTTTTTAACATAGTACGaatttttactttgtaattgaaaaatgtttaaagtgTATTTAACAGCGTAAGATGGTTACAGGAGATTGGCCAGCAATAATaccgatttttatatttttaatggaacTCCAATGCTAATAAGTATttcatatattgtttaattctgTAGATATCATCTATTCAATGTCaccatttatataatgatatacttATTCATTTAAAAGACAAAGCTTATTGAAATGTGTATGAAAACGACGAACATTGTTTTGCTGCAGCTTTTACCgctttttctaaaatataataaactaattttgttatttaatatattgcatAAAAGTTAATTGTTAACTGTAATGTATGGAAAAAagtaatgagaaaaaaaaataagcattgcatataatatttattagctcTAGAAGTACAAAAATAGAAAATGAgtaccttatattattttacttaatacaaACGAAACGATTTAATAGAAAAGCATGAATTACAATCCATCCAATTGtccttattttcattattaatttttaattattaagtttatttttacaaaatctgATTTTTGACAATATAACGAAAAACCATATTGCCAGATAAGCCATATTGTATTGTACTAACGTAAAAGGATTCACTTTAATCGCATATATGAGCAGCAACAGTGTTTCGTTTCTTTGTGTGTTAAGCACAAGAAAAATCGCTTGTTTTGCTCCATTCCTTTCAGGATTAACTGAAAGCGATAATTTGATCGATAGCATAAAATATTACTTCTATGGAATCAATGGTTTAATTTTGTTACTTGTTTTGTaaagtttactttttaatttattttttgttcgaaTTCCAAAGGCGTGGCAACCATATAAAAATGAGTATGGATTAGAATTCCTATTACCCATacacacattaataaaatatccattATATATCCATAATAATATACCCATTCTATTCCAACCAAAAgaggaataaagacaaataaacaaatttgacatgGAATTGACGTCATACaattgtcaaaatcaaaattctaGAATAATCTATTTATGATGTATtatcattatggatttgcgaagaAATGAAGTTTTGAGTATCGGGTGTAATGGTCATCAGaactttagaagtaaaattaaagtataatatataaagatatattaatcaataaaatctcTGTTTTTTATAGTTAGCGGATAATATAACAGAGTTATTAGCGAATCGCAtagaatttgtaaatataaggtttgtttatcttttatcTACTCTTTCTTCGATTGCAATtggatatatgtaattatttattttaagcacgCATGCACTTCATCCTCTTGGTAGATGGATCAAGCTTGCAAACTTCGAAAGGACTGCATTTCTGGTTGTTGCAATACACGCCAGCGCCACcagctgaaattaaaaaaaaacatatgaaattttcgttacatataaaactaattcaattttaattaaattgtgaaTAGAAGTTGGAATAAAAAGAAGTGAAAATGATTAAATACTGAGTGGGAAAGAACTGTTCGTTTCATTTACCTACCGCTTGTTTTGATTGAAACTTTGAAATTTTGATCTTCGGGAGTAAGGCTCCCTTTGTGGCAATTACATACACCGAATTTGACAACCCTTAAAATACTGATATATAATCGATATATATATCGATAGTTTTGtggtaattaattgttattgatGATGTAATTTTCATCAGTATTTTTGCTTATTGATGATctcttttgaaataaaacgaataatgtAAGTTTCTACTTACACTGAGAATACTTGTCCTTTCCGTTGTTTGCGCCACCAACAGCAGCAAGATCTACGCAGGACTTCGAGTTACAGGAATTCGGACAGCACACCTTGCCATTGCTACAGTCATAGTTCTGTTGACATTTTGGGCTGCAGCCGTAGATTTTAGATGGCAGGGGACAGCTGCCTGTAGCTGGAATCGTAAAGATAGTTGCTTAATTGTCTGCCTTTTGTTATTTGTAAGGTAATTACTGTATTAAGGTTATAATAGTCAATGAATTCATTAAAAAGGCGTTTGCCTAATAGTAAAAcatgttgtattaaaatatttacagttcaAGATTTGCAGTACATATTAAATACGAAATGTAAATATTCATGAAAATAAATCACAGATAAAAAACCTTTTCAAAATAATCGTAGAAATTTTAAGGTGAATTTATTagtcattacaatatttgtgtATTAAACCATTATGTCTACGTTAAATAACACGAAActtgtttgatattatttataatattaatctctgGTTTATTTACCGCCTTCCGTGTAGCCGATAATGAAGACCACGGCGAAAATGGCCAGCACGATTGTCGTTGAACCtgaaaatagattaaaatattaatctatgACCATAAATGAACTTTAAACAACTTTTTTCCAAATAATCTAATCTCCATATAGGTATTATTCCTACGTTATTAGTGTCTTTGGGTTaccttttttacaattatttggacttttttacaaatggaccacctgatggtgaatGATCCATTTACTAGTCCGCctacttattacatttaaaataataataataaaaaaactaccatATAATACGTGTATCTTTATAACAGCCCGAAATCCGGGCAGAACAGACCGCTGTAGCTTGTCTTGCAAATGCccatgtgtataattcatttccTGTTTAAAGGTTAAGGTAAACCTCGTGAAAAGACCTGCATGagtcgaatgaaattctgccaaccACCAGCTCGTATTGGTGCAGTTTTGCAAAATAAATTCCAAGTCTCTTCTCgggatttcttttataaatatgaaagtgaaGAGGTCAAAATAACAAGTATAAAAAGCTCTCAAGATTTTCTCATCAtagtaatgaattaaattaaaataatcatcgaAGTGTTAAGCCGGTTTTCTAATTAGACAACTTTATTTCGACCCAAAAAAACATCCTACCGACAATTTTAAGCTATCATCGAATATACTTAATAGCATAtctaataatgtataataataataatgcagcTGCCTTATTCGTtccacatataaatattaaatctgtatattttttcaatctaacataataatataatgtaaatatgacaataataggAGTATGTtacatagttatatttaatgttgCCATTTTAAAATGGTTCATACAGTCTTCGACGAAAAtcgtttaattacataaaacaaataacaattaaacagcttaaacatattaattccagagaagtattttataaaacaaacgatATGAGGTCAATTTGAATCATATGAAATGACATAAGCAAGATAACATCAGGTCAAAGAATTAATATTGcagaaatgtattattattcgtAGTGttcttttattactttatttttataacttatcgTCCACCGTCAATGTCCGTCCGTCATGCTTTGACAATCATTGGATCTAACATTTGGTATACAACATAGGAACAATcctataattaaacaaaacaatatgacCTCTGTCCTGTACATATAGCCGTATTTGtacaattaatgtaaaaacGTGACCACCTCAACAAGCGAAGTGCCAAGTGAACGAGACATCTCGCaactactttttataaatcAGGTTTGTTATTAGACTTCAGAgattcaaatcaaaattactttcgaaTGGACAGATGACGAATGGTGATTACTATATGTAATTAATCATcactaataatatgattttaggCAACGTCGGTTGAGCTTCTAAAGTATAATTAAGTTATAACCGTATACAAATTGAACTaagtttaacaaaaaacaaaaagtaatatatgtttatCAAACATTCGAGATTAGCCGCTAAGGTATGGAGACATGCAGCCCAaacaataatcaaaatttttattgttcaattatGTTAAAGTAATGATGACGGTGATGATGTCCttcagaccaatttcggccatgacggccaatctcaagatagattagcTAGATcctctaaattattattaagtattattcatacttatttttttttcagttgaaCAGTTTTGTCGACAATATGACATACGCAGTATTACCTACTTACTAtggaataatataattgtatttattatttatatacaaagaaaattactccagtaattatatttaaataaactcgaTTATTACAAAGAACACTTCAGCACAATGATACtcttgtattaaaatagcgACAAAACAAAAGGAAATAGTGTTCTCCGGCAATAGACTTGGATTACAATTGACTATTATAACTATGTGATGACGCGGCACGTAAATAGGATTAAGGGAATTACATGACTAaggtataattttatacatgcatatatacataatttactttgtggtagggcattgtgcaagcctTGACTCACcacatattacaataattaatattatagtttcgGTTTAAATGATGAGTTGGGCAGTTTAACTACaagcagaagggacataacatcatagttcctaaggttggttgGTGACGCAcgggtgatgtaagggatggatTAAAATGTCTTGCTcccgatgtctatgggtggtgttGACCACGTACCGAAAGGTCTTCCATTTAGTAGTCTGctacagtatttataataaagttgttACATAAGGCatattgattttacataataagtGTAGCCTACactaatagttttaattattttcctaCTATGTAAGTTATTTAATGGTAGCTAAGTTTCATTATTACGTAACTGATTTGTTTtttgtaagattattttatcctgcataaaatataaatggttatttatatatcgtAGTCAAAGAAGGTTACTTGCCAAATAGCCAAACAGTGTAATGACCGCTTCAACCAGTTTATTAATCTGCCAGCCAAATTCTAATTTCATACCAACACACGAGAATGTTTTAGCAGATATTAGGCATAAAACATGCAGTCCAAAATGTCAAGTGGTTCAATGTTATGTGAATATGattgtgaatatttaattataaaatattgctaaATTTAATCGACATTTTAAGAATGATATTCTTTTCGTCATATATCGATTGCTAATTGCTATGGGGCTCAATtcggtattgttttttttatgcaattattttctactttcattaaatctaatttgtttttaaaagtacctgttacaaatattgaatagtaataataaaatacaattatatctaATCAATCGATTAAGATGacctaaataaatataggtTATTCCCCTGACTACACTATTTCTcgtaaaagaatattattttaagaaaatgatAAACAACAGAAAATTATTAGGTACTTAGGAATGtacacttaataatatttataaaatggccGTAAATAaccaaaagtaataatatttatgtatttatttattaaggatctccaacaaaggatacacacttacgagtacattacatggttgaataatgttttaaaatatgtgtgctccttcaaataaaggagaccacagcaagcaatattatttaaagcaaacGAGTGACTTATTAAACAAGTAAATAGTTTCAATAACTCCaattatacttacttattactttatttaaacatattttttggaTTATTCACTGTTAATtggaaaattaaattgttttaaaaaaatcaaaagccCGTCTTTCGCATACagcttttaaaaacttttatataaacaaacttacCCATTGTATATTTTTCTCTACAAGGTTTTTTTATTCACAACTGCTCTGTATGAATGTCCTTACAATACTGGTTCTGATGAGGCAACGTTTTACGCTCTTTATACCTATCACTATAATTATGTctcatataatttgtatttgccAAGACTACTCTGTATCCTAAGTCGTGACTTATATGGGTCCTTTAaaatgctaaataaaataaaccatgTCATTATCATATATGGGGAATCAAAAGTCATTGCGATTGAAACTCGTACTCATATTaatgattgtataatattttgaaaaagtaCAATTTTTGCTTCTACTATCTATAGTCAAATATATTGAGAACCACATTTATTAGAAAGTATTTAGCCGATAAAACGCCTGGTTTAAAgtaatagcaatatttatatacgttaTGTTGcttcacatatataaatatagaaagaaaATAGAAGTAGTTCTTAGTTTTTTAACCGAATGAAGTGAAGCGTATtgacgtttttttattaaataacaattattataaatgtaaatgaagTCAACAAATAATAAGTACAACATTTTTTCTATTCTGATAAAAAcctcattattatattttagtagcaAAATAGCTTAAGGTTTattcacaaacaaaaaaaaaatacctaaaaaagattattaatacggtaatgtaatttatataaaggttTCGAAATATTTCTTGTTGCATATAGACTCTTGTTATCTATGACAAAGTTATGTTACGCTCTGCTTCCTTACATCATATCTTCTATCCATAGAGTATCGAGTTAATTCAAAAATTTCGGTTTGTTGATAATGTCAAACTTTCAGTTTCAACGGATAAAGTTGTGTTggaatttatcttattaaatatatttgtgttttattctATTTAGTATTGTTCGCAGATTAATAACATTACAGTGGAGTTATGATTTATGAGTGATATagtgtttttcattttaaacgcattaaatataaaattatggatCCTTTCACTCAGGTAGGTTTGGATCAAGTTTCCATAACCGTCATCGCAACttgatatttaagtaaattataattgataaagTTAATAACTATCTATTACAGCGTATGTTAGAAAGAGCGCGTGCGAGGCAAGAAAAAATCGATCAGAAACTGGCCAATTCAGGACAATCAGTTCCAAAGCGGAAACCGTTGAcagaaaacattattaaaaatcaagcGTCACCTATTAAATCGCCGATAAAAAACACAAGGGAATCCATTTTGTCACCGAAAAAGTCTTtaaaagaatcaattaattACGATGTGCCCGTAATAAagaaagtaatacaaaaaactgACCAAACATTAGTACCGACGCCGCAGAGAGCTCGTAATGATATTATAGTCACCAAAAAAGAGTTCAAAAGTCCCAAACGGAGCAGTCTTAATCGTCGCAATTCAGATGTGTCGGTGGagataaatatttcacatagGAATGATATTCAAATAGAAGTCCAAGTTGAGGAGAGGGATGCGCCTATCAGCATTGTTTATGATACAACAGCTGAAAGTGGGAATAATGAGGTTATTAAAGAAATAGAAGGTAAGATTTCATTATGCTTACTTAGTAAAATTAAGCTCTACGTTAGCAGCACAGCTTAAAGTAACTTTTGTCTTAAGGAATTTGTGCTCATGATAGATACAGTTTTAAAGTTCTGTAGATAAGGTTCAGctataaatagataatttttgtatgtttattttaaggcacagttaagttttgtttaatttttcacactttcagtttataattttaatacttttcaaATTATCATCTTATTACTTTTATCATTGAGATAAATAGctaccttattttatttatgtatatctcATGTAACTTGGAAACAGCTTTCATGATTtggttaaaaaaacatatacttcttcgggaaataaattataaataataatgaataggGCTGAGGAAGGCTATGTTGCCTGTACTGTACTTATACTTAAGACATATTGagagaaataaattaagatGGACATATTATCATTTCTTTAATGTTTgtctgatttttttaataattgtatcttATCTTATGAAGACTGATTAAGTTGATGaaggtttattataatttaataaatattttttatttgttaaaagccgagatggcccagtggttcaaacgcgtgaatcttaaccgatgatcgtgggttcaaacccgggcaagcaccactgaattttcatatgcttaatttgtgtttataattcatctcgtgcttgacggtgaaggaaaacatcatgaggaaacctgcatgtgactaatttcattgaaatcctgccacatgtgtattctaccaacccgcattggagcagcgtggtggaataagctccaaccttctcctcaaaaggaagaggaggccttagcccagcagtgggacattaacaggctgttactgatgatTACTACTGATGATTTGACAGTCCCATatggctttataatataaacaatatatcacATAATTAAGTCAATATGTAACCTTTTTCAgcatataataagtaatattcttaatttatcatttatttaatttaattttcgctattaaaaaaattaaaaatcaacttTTTCTCATTCTACTATAAAACCtcaatttcttataataaaattcaaatgttgATTGTTAGTGAAAGGATCTTAGTGGTAGGGAGTTTaactaagggtccgttcacacagaccggctcggagagcatcggcctgcttttttcttttcacacagaccgggtcgtatacgcttggaattggccggagcggagccgccaactatttcacatcgaccggctggaagagatctgaaagcgggtgcgagcgagaaagagcacgcaagcggagccggtcggctccttttattacttcacacgaagcgcgttcaggcatttttaatgacaaaaaaggtgcaaatgcaaaaataaactttactacaatcactcaaaacactgtttccaacgtgataaaaatctgctctcctctccgagccggtctgtgtgaacggacccttaaggTCATTCTCCTATATGACATCTTTGTCTTTTTTTAACTCTTACATCACTTtactatttcaaaatattcttgACCTtagtttaataaacaatatgttcaatatattaaatacttaaaaacactgttgcttttaaatattattttaattaagtataaatgaaatataatggaTTTACAAAcactaaacattaataatagtattatatctaatataaattgtattcaaaTGACATAAAGTTTAGGTTTTTGtgatcaacattttttttattcgttctgGTTTGTTATAAGCATAACAAATCCTAGTCTAATTGATAACTAGTTTTATAGTTGattatattgtgttaatattaaagaatagaTCATTACacgaaaaatatcaataaaataataaaactgtttactCATAAACGAAAGGTCAACAACATTAACATTTTTCCTGTCCAACCATTTTGCATATTAGTCACTTATAGATAGCATTCTTGGGAGGCATTAACAAACGATGTTTATTCAATCGTAAACACAAATAACAAGGTACAAGACCCTTGAGTACAATTGCTTCTTCTTTTGTAAGTTTAATATAGGCCATTTAAAAACGTaaggtttttaattattgtttgtaaaaaaatgactTATTCTATTTGTGTGGTTCCTAAttctaatgtaattttatatatttacatagttttTCAGTGTTTATAGAAGTTTGAATTAactattagttattattaattataatgttgcaGATGATACTACAAAGTTAGAAAAGAAAGCTATTGAGATGGCAGACGATAAGTCAGAGAAGACTACGTCAGGACTACGTCACAATTTCAAATCTAGACTGGATCGACTTGGCAATTTGTATTCTGGTaagttttttattctgtttataaGTTTTGTTAGTGTATTAAATACTCtttgaaacattataatttatgttatcttGCAATGCAGTAAAAGGAAATGGTTAGATGGACtatgatgatatttatattgtaaacagTAAACAGTGAAACATATAGTATATGTtttactgcctcgttagtctagtggctagatgtaaggccactgacccaatatatgtatatagaacaTTCATTCTTAacgttttttttcaatattgcaTTTGCAGTTGCATTGCCATTCGAATTAACTAGCTTATTCATTTAATGCTCATTaccaatatttatgtaattcacGCAGTTtgatatttgtgttttaatatttcagataaGCCAGAATTATCTTCACCAATTCATCGAACCGAGCAGGAGTTCACATTAGCAACACCACCTCCAGCCGGAGAGGCTCCAAAACCGAAAGGTGGTGGGAAAAAGTATGGTAGACTGGCAGCTCTCGCTGATCAGATCAATAACTGGGAGGATGATATGAAGCATCATACTCACGTGAGTAGATTTTTATTTCGACACATAAACTGAAAACGTTCTAATGTTaccacaaagtaaataaataatttttaaattatttgtatctcAATTATTGTCATATCATACacctcaataataattaatatgtatatttatattatgaagctGGTAAAGATTGTTTGGCTTAATATCATAATCTCAGGAACTACCAGGCAATTGAAGCAACATATTTTTACCTTAGATTAGCTAGAGTATTGATTATACGCTATGAggatatataagttttatttaaaatagataaataaatataaaagtcatgGTGATGCATTTGCGAAGACAAACAGTAAATTCCTTGTTTGGTACTTATAAACcagtaatttatacattttttttatatatagcagCAGCCAGCAGAAACTAAGAAAGCTCCTCCGACCAAAGAAGAGAAATTAGAGGCTTCCACGCTCGATGTCTCAATTCACTCCTTTAAGGATATCAACAAAGTTTTGCAGACTGCTACAAAAACTAACAAGGTACTTGTTTTTGTCACGTCCAGATTCTCATTTGTTAAACAGCTggagcattttttaatacatagaaATATTGATTACATACTCCTCAAACCTGAAAGTTATCACTTCAACATGAGGTTTCTGGAGAATTTGCTCTATGCTACCCTTCCATATGCCGACAATGCGCTGCAATCACCAACTGTGTGATAGAAAATTTATgacccttatgcctgtaatgaCACTGTGAAATTGGGAGATTATATCGTCAAATAGTACAGTAACTGAAGCGTAGGTGGTACCCTAAAGATCAGCTTTCGCAATGCTCTACCATACGTCACAGTCTGTTGAAATTATATGCATATGTATAATAGTTATCAAGAGTATCATTAGTGACGTCATCATTAGTGACGTCATCATTAGTGACGTGTGACGGTTTCTGTACCTCTAACatgaatgcaaaatt
This window harbors:
- the LOC126777387 gene encoding waprin-Phi2, whose protein sequence is MGSTTIVLAIFAVVFIIGYTEGATGSCPLPSKIYGCSPKCQQNYDCSNGKVCCPNSCNSKSCVDLAAVGGANNGKDKYSQSGGAGVYCNNQKCSPFEVCKLDPSTKRMKCMRA